From the Prochlorococcus sp. MIT 1223 genome, the window TAATAATTGCATTTCACTTTGCAGTCGATCTATAAAAATCTTACAACTTCAACCTACTAAATCTTTTCCTGGGAAAATAAGATTGCTTGGAGTTTCAAGTTTGAATATGACAAGTGTTGCTCTAGGTCAAACAATTGGAGCATTAGAAGCTACTCCAAAAATTTGGGACTTGGCCGCAGCATGGCTAATACTTTTAGAATTGAATTGTTCGATTATTTGGTTAAACGAAAATCCTGATTCAATCAAAGCAGGACAAAATTTAGGAGAGAAGAATTTCCCTTTATTAACAGCATCATCTGAAAAAACAATTAATAAACTCCTTCCTTGGGCAAAAGTCCTAATGGAAAACTAAATTATTCCAACCAAGATGACATTTCCAATTAATATTAAGTGAATACTAATTTCATTCCCAACAGTGGCCAATAGATTGATACGTCACGGGAAATGGTTAGTTAGCAGCTTATGGGGTGCATATGAAAGATGGAATCGTTGTGATTGTGTAGACCTTAGTGCTGCTTTTGCTTATTACACCCTTCAATCATTTTTTCCAATTTTATTAATCTCCCTATCTGTTGCTTCTTGGTTTTTAGGGAAGCAGCAAGGTCTAAATGAACAAATCATAGTCTTGGCTGCTCAGGTTTTACCCCCTTCAGTAGTTGGTTTAGTAGATACAACATTAGTGAAACTAGTGAACCAAGGTTTTGGAGCAGGATTGCTAGGTGCAATGTTTCTTATGGTGACAGCAGGCAATGCTTATTTAACTCTTCAACGTGGGGCTGATCGACTTTGGGACGATGTCCTACCTAGGAAAGAAGGGACTCCTCTTAGAATTCAAGCATTTAGATTTATTAGAAACAGGGTTGAAGCTTTTTTACTTGTTTTTCTTATTGGGTTATTAATGGTTGTAGATCAAATCAGTGCAAATATAAGGATGATACCTGGCGCTGTCTTAGAGGATCTCAAGAGAACAAGCCCATGGATTGGTGAAGCATTAATTAGATTACCTGTTCTACAAGTTGGTCAGTTTATTCTTCCGCTCATTGGATTTTCTATAACTGCACTGCTTTTACAAGCACTCCTACCTAGCAGAAGAGTCCCATTAAAACCTCTAATACCAGGTGCTTTATTAATAGGAACTTTATTAACTACTCTGAATCTTGCAGTTAGTCGAAGTATCCTTTCACTTGGTTCCAGATTTCAAGCTTATGGATTCATTGGAGGTGTACTAGTTTTAACCCTTTGGGTGTGGATGGTTGGAGTAATAATTTATTATGGACAATGTTGGAGTGTAGTTATTGCGAGCAAAAAATTAAATAAGCGCGGAGAACCGCACCCCCTGAATATTTAATTTGAATAAAAAAGATCATAATATTTCCAATCATTATCTAATTCAATGAACAAGCCTTCAGCTTTAATCTGGCTGGCTATTGTTCTTTTCTTGCTTTTACCTTCAGCGGCAGGAAAATTCTTCCTGGATTTGGCTGGAAGCTTAATTCTCATCTTCTTATTAGTACCAGTTGTATTAGGGGGTGTTGGATGGGTTGGATGGAAATTATTACAATCAAAGCTGACAAAATGTAATTCATGCGGTACAACTTTTTTAAATTCTGCATCTGAGTGTCCAATTTGCGGAATAAAGTCAGATAGAGAAATAAATAATCCCTATAACATCCCAGCAAGTAATGCAACCATTGATATTAAAGCGGAAGATACTAAGTAATATTTTCCAGATTTAATTCTTCAACTTCCTGCTCTAATAAGTTTAATAATTTCTGACAATGTTCTAAATAAGTATTAGCTTGAATATAATATTCATGCATTTTATCAATAGGTATCTTCTCATTTTGTAAGTGATTCAAGATTATATCAAGTTCTTTCAAAGAGTCCTCATAACTCATTTCTAAAATTTTATCATTAATGTTATTAGCATTTTGATTTTTACTATTATTTTTTGATCTTAATTTTGGTGACTTTTTACTATTCATTTATCAATAAATCTACTATTCTTTATAATAGATACTTTTTACTTTAGAGTCCATATTGCCATCATCAAACTGGATATTAATTAAATCATCTTCTTTAACAGCAGAAACACTTGTCAATAATTGACCTTGTTTATTACGTACAATACAAAATCCTTTTTTCAGCCAATGGTCTGGTGAAAGTGCATTTAAAAGATGTTTCTTCTGAATTAATTCATTTTGATGCTTTCTCAGCAAAGTATCTGGAGAATAAGATGTCAATAAATCAATTTTATCCCGTAATATATTTCTTTGATCCTTTATAAACCATAAAAAATAATCAGAGATTCGCTGTTTTTTCTGAAAACAATCTGATAGTGCTATCTCTCTACTAGGTAACAAGTCAACTATTGCGGCAGTTGGTGTAGCAGCTCGATGATCTGATACAAGATCAGCAACCGTAAGATCATCTTCATGCCCTATTCCTGTAATTACAGGAATAGGGCATGAAGCAATTTCTCTACAAATTTTCTCATTGTCAAAAATCATAAGGTCTTCACGACTTCCACCACCTCTTGCAAGGACAAGAGCATCTAATTTTAATTCTTTGGAAGAACTAGAAAGGCACTGAAGAGCAGCTAAAATTTTTGCCGCCCCTTC encodes:
- the xseA gene encoding exodeoxyribonuclease VII large subunit → MDSLPAYSVKELNEAIGSLLNRGFAPRFLLKATVSKCQFKKGHLWMSLTDGEATIDAVVWSSQVSRLSFQPQQEDGVLVIGKLNFWKAQARLTINVIDLKPSISTVLRKFEIVSKLLDQEGLLDEKRKKDLPRYPNSIAILTSVPSSALADMLRTAKERWPMTKLFIVPIPVQGEGAAKILAALQCLSSSSKELKLDALVLARGGGSREDLMIFDNEKICREIASCPIPVITGIGHEDDLTVADLVSDHRAATPTAAIVDLLPSREIALSDCFQKKQRISDYFLWFIKDQRNILRDKIDLLTSYSPDTLLRKHQNELIQKKHLLNALSPDHWLKKGFCIVRNKQGQLLTSVSAVKEDDLINIQFDDGNMDSKVKSIYYKE
- a CDS encoding YihY/virulence factor BrkB family protein — encoded protein: MANRLIRHGKWLVSSLWGAYERWNRCDCVDLSAAFAYYTLQSFFPILLISLSVASWFLGKQQGLNEQIIVLAAQVLPPSVVGLVDTTLVKLVNQGFGAGLLGAMFLMVTAGNAYLTLQRGADRLWDDVLPRKEGTPLRIQAFRFIRNRVEAFLLVFLIGLLMVVDQISANIRMIPGAVLEDLKRTSPWIGEALIRLPVLQVGQFILPLIGFSITALLLQALLPSRRVPLKPLIPGALLIGTLLTTLNLAVSRSILSLGSRFQAYGFIGGVLVLTLWVWMVGVIIYYGQCWSVVIASKKLNKRGEPHPLNI
- the xseB gene encoding exodeoxyribonuclease VII small subunit is translated as MNSKKSPKLRSKNNSKNQNANNINDKILEMSYEDSLKELDIILNHLQNEKIPIDKMHEYYIQANTYLEHCQKLLNLLEQEVEELNLENIT